The Streptomyces sp. HUAS MG91 sequence ACCCTTGGAGGCCAGCCGCTACAAGCCCTCACAGTTGGGCGACCTGAACTTCGCGGCCGCGGTCCTCGGCCGAAGGATTCAACGATATGGGCCGCTGTCCGAGACGGTCATCATGCTCTGCGAAGGCGGAGGTCCCCGATCACGAATCGGGGACTTCGGCAGGGGCCCGGCGGAGGGGCCTGTTGCGTGCCCCGGGGGGGCGCCGGTGTCGTCTACGCGGCGGAGGTGAGTTCGGCTCGGCCGAACAACAGTGCGTGGCCGGTGGGGAGCTGGCGGAGGATGCGGGTGATGAGGTCGGGGCCGGCGTGGGCGGCGACGGCCGCGAAGACGGAGCCGGTGTCCCAGCGGGTGGTGGCCAGGGAGGCGCCGGTGCGGACGGCGAGGTCCTTGACGAAGGCCCATCCGGTCAGCGGCTGAGGGGAAGGGATCTGGGAGGTGAGGATGCGTGCGGCTTCGAGGGGGAGGCAGCGCGCCAGGTCGACGCGTTCGTCGCCGGTCAGCTGGCGCCCCAGCCCCGCGAGGACCAGGCGGACGGCTTCGTCGGCTCTCTCGCGGGTGGGGTAGGCGCCCTCGTAGCGGACCTTCTCCAGCATCTGCTCATACGTAGTCGAGTACGGCTGCTGGTGCTCGGCCGGTACGCGCACGTCGGTGATCACTGCAGTACATGCCTTTCGTGGAGCGGTGCGGGTGGTGTGGGGCGCACGAAGAGTGGGTCGTGCTGGATCAGGATCTGCCCCGGCAGGTGCTCGTCGGCCGTCTCGGCGACCGTGGACAGGATGGCGCTGACGTGCCGGCTCGCGGTCTGCTTCGGTGGCGCCCTCGATCCTCGCGGTGGCCCGCACGAACCGCTCCGAGGGCAGGGGTTCGGCGCTAGTCAGCGGGGTTGAGGAGAATCAGGGCGAATTCTTCACAGGCGTGCCGCGAATTGGCCGGCCAGATGTGTGCCGAGGAGTGCGAGCGCGCCATGGGCCACGGCTATGGCTTTTCCGCCGTGCCGTACTCGCCGCGCGCCTTCTATGGAGGATCGCTTCGCGCCCGGGGACATCTCGCCGGGACCCCTTCTGATTCTTGGGGCTGCCCACGGGCGCGGGGGACGGGGTGAGGGGGAGATCGGGTGCCCGCCCTCCGCGCCTGTACGACTGGTGTCAGCCGGAGATCTCCTTGTGGCCGGTCCCGATGCCGATGGAGATCTTGCGGGGCTTGGCACGCTCGGCGATCGGGATGCGCAGGGTCAGCACGCCTGCGTCGTAGTCGGCCTTGATGTGCCCGGTGTCGAGGGTGTCGGCGAGCACGATCTGGCGGGAAAAGACACCCAGCGGCCGCTCGGACAGCTCCATCTGCACATCGTCGGCCTTCGCTACCGGCCGGCGCTCCGCCTTGACCGTCAGCATGTTCCGCTCCACGTCGACATCGATGGCGTCCGCGCTGACGCCGGGAAGGTCGAAGGCCACCACGTACTCGTCACCCTCGCGGTAGGCGTCCATCGGCATCGCCGACGGCTTCGACCAGGTGCCCGGACCCATCAGCTGCTGCGCCAGCCGGTCCAGCTCACGGAAGGGGTCAGTGCGCATCAACATCGTGAAAACACCTCCAGCAGGTTCGGGCAGTTGCTGCCAATGCGCTGCACTGACACTGTTGTAGCATGTCATCCAATGGATGACAAACATTGCTGTCGTCCTCACGATGACAATCGGAGGGAGGTGTCCATGACCGCACCAGACCAGCCGGTCTCCACCGACGCCGACACCCACAGCCCGGCGTCGTTCCTCGCCGCCGCGGCTGCCCTGAAGGCCATAGACGACGCCCTGCACGATGCCCAGGACGAGAGGCCCGACGACCTGGGTGCCGGGCCGGGCCCGGAGCAGGCCCTCGCCTCGCTGATGCTGCTGCGCCAAGTACGTGAGCGGCTCGCCGGATGGGAGACCGGCCTGATCGAGACGGCCCGGGACGCGGGCGCCAGCTGGGCCGACCTCGCCTCTCCTC is a genomic window containing:
- a CDS encoding DUF2267 domain-containing protein; this translates as MITDVRVPAEHQQPYSTTYEQMLEKVRYEGAYPTRERADEAVRLVLAGLGRQLTGDERVDLARCLPLEAARILTSQIPSPQPLTGWAFVKDLAVRTGASLATTRWDTGSVFAAVAAHAGPDLITRILRQLPTGHALLFGRAELTSAA
- a CDS encoding Hsp20/alpha crystallin family protein, yielding MLMRTDPFRELDRLAQQLMGPGTWSKPSAMPMDAYREGDEYVVAFDLPGVSADAIDVDVERNMLTVKAERRPVAKADDVQMELSERPLGVFSRQIVLADTLDTGHIKADYDAGVLTLRIPIAERAKPRKISIGIGTGHKEISG